A section of the Macadamia integrifolia cultivar HAES 741 chromosome 9, SCU_Mint_v3, whole genome shotgun sequence genome encodes:
- the LOC122089593 gene encoding LOW QUALITY PROTEIN: probable pre-mRNA-splicing factor ATP-dependent RNA helicase DEAH3 (The sequence of the model RefSeq protein was modified relative to this genomic sequence to represent the inferred CDS: inserted 5 bases in 3 codons; deleted 3 bases in 3 codons; substituted 1 base at 1 genomic stop codon): PEILRSNLANTVLTLKKLGIDDLVHFDFMDSPAPEVLDVLNYXGELTEEGNLTKLGKIMSEFPLDPQMSKMLIVSSEFNCSNEIXSVSAMLSVPNCFLRPKGXDRRAADQAKARFAHINGDHLILLNVYHEYKKNKDDPQWCYENFINHKALKAADDVRQQLVLIVARFNLKLPSIDFMSHDYYTNIRKATLAWYFTQVAHLESSGPSSGRYLTMKDGEQVDLHPQSSNCTDRKPEWVIYNEYVMMSGKFNRTVTDVCGEWLLDIAPDYYELSNFPXCEARRVLEKLYKKQATDL; encoded by the exons CCTGAAATACTTCGCTCAAATCTGGCAAACACTGTA CTGACCTTGAAGAAGCTTGGCATTGATGATCTTGTCCATTTCGATTTCATGGACTCACCTGCGCCAGAAGTATTGGATGTCTTGAACTACTAGGGTGAATTAACTGAAGAAGGGAACCTGACTAAACTGGGGAAGATCATGAGTGAATTCCCTTTGGATCCTCAGATGTCAAAAATGCTTATTGTGAGTTCCGAATTCAACTGTTCCAATGAAAT CTCTGTTTCAGCAATGCTATCAGTACCCAATTGCTTTCTTCGGCCTAAGG CTGATCGGAGAGCTGCAGACCAAGCAAAAGCTCGATTTGCACATATTAATGGAGATCATCTCATCCTTTTGAATGTGTATCACGAATACAAGAAAAACAAGGACGACCCTCAATGGTGTTACGAGAATTTCATCAACCATAAGGCTCTCAAGGCTGCTGATGATGTGAGGCAACAATTGGTTCTCATTGTGGCAAGGTTCAATCTGAAGCTACCTAGCATAGATTTCATGAGCCATGACTACTACACCAACATAAGGAAAGCTACGTTGGCCTGGTATTTCACGCAGGTT GCACATCTTGAGAGTTCTGGACCTTCTTCTGGTCGCTATTTGACTATGAAAGACGGTGAACAGGTTGATCTTCATCCT CAGAGTTCAAACTGCACTGATCGAAAGCCAGAGTGGGTGATTTACAACGAGTATGTAATGATGTCTGGGAAATTTAACCGAACAGTTACAGATGTTTGTGGGGAATGGCTGTTGGACATAGCACCGGACTACTATGAACTTTCTAATTTTCC GTGTGAGGCTAGGCGTGTTCTTGAGAAGCTTTACAAGAAGCAAGCTACAGATCTGTGA